Proteins encoded within one genomic window of Kiritimatiellales bacterium:
- a CDS encoding FAD-dependent oxidoreductase: MNLILNGQPVSAPEGTTLLEVARREGFYVPSFCHNEKLKPFASCFVCAVEVEGRRALVPACSTVITEGMVVNTENNRVKSARKTCLELLLSDHFGDCLGPCMTACPAGIDIPGFISLIAAGDDVAALELIQNNMPLAGCLGRVCTRPCETACRRQLVEEPIAICQLKRFAADQAGERIPAKRPASGKTIAIVGAGPAGLSAAFYLQLMGHQCTVFDAHENPGGMIRYGIPSYRLPRDVIDSEVDVIKKLGAKFCFNQKLGRDISFKQLRDIFDAVFLGLGAQTASLMRTPGEELAGVESGIKFLERISRDEHQTVGKRVIVVGGGNTAIDAARTALRLGAGDVRILYRRAREQMPAWNEEIEAALAEGITLEPLAAPVKIEPSGSGLKLTCIRMELGAPDASGRRSPVPVQNSEFEIQADTVITAIGQTVDASAVPELETTKWRSILANEKTGETSVAGVFAGGDCVTGADIAVNAVAAGRHAAFAIDQYLRGEPVSGAPEYYNHTMGELHEIPAAVFDRFEKSPRIPMPHLDTEKRTKTFEEVETGFTVEQARAEARRCMECGCRDARDCALRSCATVCDVDASRYAGARREYRRDDSHAVVVYEEHKCIQCGNCVRACDELLDSPCMGFAGRGFSARVKPALDRQLVLINDEHLPDIVKFCPVGALTLKTDPVPALKPMEFLEQDLNH; this comes from the coding sequence GTGAACTTAATTTTAAACGGACAGCCGGTCTCCGCGCCGGAAGGAACCACCCTCCTGGAGGTGGCGCGGCGAGAAGGATTTTATGTGCCTTCGTTCTGTCATAATGAAAAATTGAAACCGTTTGCATCCTGTTTCGTTTGCGCGGTGGAGGTTGAAGGCCGCCGCGCACTCGTGCCGGCGTGTTCCACCGTCATCACCGAAGGCATGGTGGTGAATACTGAAAACAACCGCGTAAAATCGGCGCGCAAGACCTGCCTTGAACTTTTACTGTCCGATCATTTCGGCGACTGCCTCGGCCCCTGTATGACCGCCTGCCCTGCCGGAATTGATATTCCGGGATTCATCAGTCTTATTGCCGCCGGCGACGATGTTGCGGCGCTGGAGCTGATCCAAAACAATATGCCGCTCGCCGGCTGTCTCGGTCGCGTCTGCACGCGCCCGTGCGAAACCGCCTGCCGCCGGCAGCTGGTTGAAGAGCCGATCGCTATCTGTCAGCTGAAACGTTTTGCGGCGGATCAGGCCGGAGAAAGAATTCCGGCAAAGCGCCCTGCCTCCGGAAAAACTATCGCTATCGTCGGCGCCGGTCCCGCCGGACTTTCGGCAGCCTTTTATCTGCAACTGATGGGGCATCAGTGCACTGTGTTTGACGCGCACGAAAATCCCGGCGGCATGATCCGCTATGGAATTCCGTCGTACCGCCTGCCGCGCGACGTGATTGACAGCGAAGTTGACGTCATTAAAAAACTCGGCGCCAAATTCTGTTTCAATCAGAAACTCGGCAGGGACATTTCATTCAAACAACTGCGCGACATATTTGATGCGGTGTTTCTTGGACTCGGCGCGCAGACAGCATCGTTGATGCGCACGCCGGGCGAAGAGCTCGCCGGCGTTGAAAGCGGCATTAAATTTCTCGAACGCATTTCGCGCGATGAACATCAGACCGTCGGAAAAAGGGTGATTGTTGTCGGCGGCGGAAATACGGCAATAGACGCGGCGCGCACCGCACTGCGGCTCGGTGCCGGCGATGTACGCATTCTCTACCGCCGCGCACGCGAGCAAATGCCGGCGTGGAACGAAGAAATTGAAGCGGCGCTCGCAGAAGGCATAACACTCGAACCGCTGGCCGCGCCGGTGAAAATTGAACCGTCTGGCAGCGGGCTGAAACTCACCTGCATTCGCATGGAGCTCGGCGCACCGGATGCCTCCGGACGCCGGTCGCCGGTGCCGGTGCAAAATTCTGAATTTGAAATCCAGGCGGATACGGTGATTACCGCCATCGGGCAAACGGTGGATGCCTCCGCCGTGCCGGAACTTGAAACAACGAAATGGCGCTCGATTCTTGCCAATGAAAAAACCGGTGAGACATCTGTCGCCGGAGTGTTTGCCGGCGGCGACTGCGTGACCGGCGCCGATATTGCGGTGAATGCCGTGGCGGCCGGACGCCACGCCGCGTTTGCGATTGATCAGTATTTGCGCGGTGAACCCGTTTCCGGCGCGCCGGAATACTATAATCATACCATGGGTGAGCTGCATGAAATTCCGGCGGCGGTGTTCGACCGGTTTGAAAAATCGCCGCGTATTCCGATGCCGCACCTCGACACAGAGAAGCGCACGAAAACATTTGAAGAGGTCGAAACCGGGTTCACCGTTGAACAGGCGCGCGCTGAAGCCCGGCGCTGTATGGAATGCGGCTGCCGAGACGCGCGCGACTGCGCCCTGCGCAGTTGCGCGACAGTATGCGATGTGGATGCCAGCCGCTATGCCGGCGCACGGCGCGAGTACCGGCGAGACGATTCGCACGCCGTGGTTGTGTATGAAGAACATAAATGTATTCAGTGCGGTAACTGCGTGCGCGCGTGCGATGAACTGCTTGACAGTCCATGCATGGGGTTTGCCGGACGCGGATTTTCAGCCCGCGTCAAACCGGCGCTCGACCGGCAGCTGGTTTTAATTAACGACGAACACCTGCCGGATATTGTAAAATTCTGCCCCGTCGGCGCCCTCACCCTGAAAACGGATCCGGTGCCGGCACTGAAGCCGATGGAATTTTTAGAACAAGATCTTAACCATTAG
- a CDS encoding TetR/AcrR family transcriptional regulator: MNSSNKYLSAGKRRALTVEAVVELAGEQNPNEITTASIAERMGLTQGALFRHFPNKAAILQAVMEWVAERLISRIEKEICAEPSPLAALKRMFMAHVDFITEHPGIPRMLFGELQHSEETAPKQIAQMLIRRYRKHLNRLFEQGKCCGEFDETLDSKAAATLFIGTVQGLVMQSLIAGDVSHMRRDAPNVFAIYQQGIRSAS, encoded by the coding sequence ATGAACTCATCAAATAAATATCTTTCCGCTGGGAAACGACGGGCGTTAACGGTGGAAGCGGTGGTTGAGCTGGCCGGAGAACAGAACCCGAACGAAATTACCACAGCCTCCATTGCCGAACGCATGGGACTGACCCAGGGTGCGCTCTTTCGTCATTTCCCAAATAAAGCTGCCATCTTACAGGCGGTTATGGAATGGGTGGCCGAACGATTAATTTCCCGCATTGAAAAAGAAATTTGTGCAGAGCCCTCTCCTCTTGCCGCACTTAAACGTATGTTTATGGCGCATGTGGACTTTATAACAGAGCACCCCGGTATTCCCCGTATGTTGTTTGGTGAATTGCAACACTCTGAAGAAACCGCGCCCAAGCAAATAGCACAAATGCTCATCCGCCGGTATAGGAAACACCTCAATCGTTTATTTGAACAGGGAAAGTGCTGCGGTGAATTTGATGAAACACTTGATAGCAAGGCTGCAGCCACGCTCTTCATCGGCACTGTTCAAGGATTGGTTATGCAATCGTTGATCGCTGGAGATGTGAGCCATATGCGTCGCGATGCACCGAACGTTTTTGCCATCTATCAGCAGGGCATCAGGAGTGCATCATGA
- a CDS encoding efflux RND transporter periplasmic adaptor subunit: MKRLPFQKTTLTLIAVLVPLLALFVYVALRSGPLAPVSVVLAAVESKSISPELFGTGTIEARYTYKIGPTFAGRVKRLDVHVGERVKTGQVLGEMDPVDLDERIRAQNALLNRANAQLNEAQARKDYAQLQALRYGQLLKARSTSEEIAAAKQQDLLVAKAGLIAAQEELSRVRAEREALKAQRSNLSLIAPVDGLVVSRDADPGTTVVAGQAVVVLIDPNALWVNVRFDQLRAQGLAAGLSARITLRSRTGRQQTGCILRVEPLADAVTEEILAKVVFDQLPDPMPPIGELTEVTITLPALMAAPVIPAAAIHHIDGRLGVWQVIHRNLRFTPVSLGTADLEGYVQVLEGLEVGDRVVAYSENALNKRHRIHVVDYIQGVAQ; the protein is encoded by the coding sequence ATGAAAAGATTGCCTTTCCAAAAAACCACATTGACACTGATCGCCGTACTTGTTCCTCTGCTTGCACTTTTTGTCTATGTGGCCTTGCGTTCAGGACCGCTTGCTCCGGTATCGGTTGTATTGGCCGCCGTCGAAAGCAAGAGCATTTCACCGGAACTATTCGGCACAGGAACCATTGAGGCCCGTTATACCTACAAGATTGGTCCCACGTTTGCGGGACGGGTTAAACGTCTGGACGTACACGTTGGTGAACGTGTCAAGACCGGTCAGGTACTTGGCGAAATGGATCCGGTGGATCTTGATGAACGTATCAGGGCGCAGAATGCCTTGCTGAATCGAGCAAACGCTCAGTTAAATGAAGCGCAGGCGCGTAAAGATTATGCGCAGTTACAGGCTTTACGTTACGGGCAGCTACTTAAAGCGCGCTCCACCAGTGAGGAAATAGCGGCCGCCAAGCAGCAAGACCTCCTGGTTGCGAAAGCGGGATTGATCGCAGCACAGGAAGAGCTGTCCCGTGTACGTGCCGAGCGAGAGGCGCTAAAGGCACAACGCAGTAATTTATCATTGATTGCACCGGTCGATGGTTTGGTGGTCTCGCGTGATGCCGACCCGGGAACCACCGTAGTCGCGGGTCAGGCGGTCGTGGTGCTGATTGATCCAAATGCGCTTTGGGTCAATGTTCGTTTCGATCAGCTTCGCGCACAAGGTCTCGCCGCCGGTTTATCGGCCCGGATCACATTACGATCCCGGACAGGCAGACAGCAGACTGGATGTATTCTGAGAGTTGAACCCCTGGCAGACGCAGTAACAGAGGAAATACTGGCCAAAGTTGTCTTTGATCAACTTCCCGATCCGATGCCGCCGATCGGCGAGCTGACCGAAGTAACGATTACCTTACCGGCGCTCATGGCTGCACCGGTGATCCCTGCTGCCGCAATTCATCACATCGATGGCAGGTTGGGCGTATGGCAGGTAATACATCGTAATCTTCGTTTTACACCGGTTTCACTGGGAACAGCCGATTTAGAGGGCTATGTGCAGGTACTTGAAGGGCTTGAGGTTGGTGACCGGGTAGTGGCCTACAGCGAAAATGCATTGAATAAGCGCCATCGGATTCACGTTGTTGACTATATTCAGGGAGTGGCGCAATGA
- a CDS encoding ABC transporter permease, which produces MISLAGRDIMHSWGKFVFTGMGLGLLIGITLSMAGIYRGMVDDAKVLLDNSGADLWVVQKDTLGPYAESSSLFDDIWRGIRGMPGVERAANITYLTMQVGKQNGDVRAMVTGVTPGGPGTPGWPPYLVAGRQITRSHYEAVADITSGFKLGDRIRIRRNHYTIVGLTRRMVSSNGDPMVFIPLKDAQEAQFLKDNDAIREQRRRTAENPAFNRPGVPGLLDAVIALQSTNPYVNAVLVRVEPGHAPEEVAESIRRWKRLTVYTRSQMEEILIGKLIATSARQIFMFLVILAMVSSAIVAFIIYTLTLGKIREIAVLKLIGTKNRTIVGLIMQQSIALGLIGFVVGKISATLVMAPLFPKYVLLQPLDSVMGFIAVVTICVLSSIIAIRAALKVDPAEAIGG; this is translated from the coding sequence ATGATCAGTTTGGCTGGTCGCGACATCATGCACTCCTGGGGAAAATTTGTCTTTACCGGCATGGGTCTTGGGCTGCTGATCGGCATCACACTGTCGATGGCGGGGATTTATCGCGGCATGGTGGATGATGCCAAAGTGCTGCTCGACAATAGCGGTGCCGATCTCTGGGTGGTACAGAAGGATACTCTTGGTCCCTACGCTGAGTCATCAAGTCTCTTTGATGATATCTGGCGCGGGATTCGAGGCATGCCGGGGGTGGAGCGGGCAGCAAACATCACTTATCTCACCATGCAGGTGGGAAAACAAAATGGTGACGTACGTGCCATGGTTACCGGCGTCACTCCTGGAGGACCAGGGACACCCGGGTGGCCGCCATATCTCGTCGCGGGGCGCCAGATTACCCGGAGCCATTACGAGGCCGTCGCCGACATCACTTCCGGATTTAAACTTGGCGACCGTATCCGGATCCGACGCAACCACTACACCATAGTCGGCCTGACCAGAAGGATGGTCTCTTCCAATGGCGACCCGATGGTGTTCATTCCTCTTAAAGACGCTCAGGAAGCACAGTTTCTAAAAGATAATGACGCCATCCGGGAGCAGCGTCGACGCACGGCCGAGAACCCTGCTTTTAACCGTCCCGGAGTGCCAGGCCTGCTCGATGCGGTTATTGCCTTACAAAGCACCAACCCCTACGTCAATGCGGTTTTGGTGCGGGTTGAACCGGGCCATGCCCCGGAAGAAGTCGCTGAATCGATCCGCCGCTGGAAGCGCTTAACCGTCTATACCCGCAGCCAGATGGAAGAAATTTTGATTGGTAAGCTGATCGCCACCTCTGCCAGACAAATTTTTATGTTCCTGGTGATCCTTGCAATGGTCAGCTCCGCCATCGTGGCCTTCATCATCTACACTCTGACACTCGGAAAAATTCGTGAAATTGCGGTTTTGAAACTGATCGGCACGAAGAATCGCACCATTGTCGGTTTGATTATGCAACAGTCCATCGCTTTAGGTTTGATCGGCTTTGTGGTGGGCAAAATCTCGGCAACGTTAGTGATGGCGCCACTCTTCCCAAAATATGTGCTGTTACAACCCCTTGACTCCGTTATGGGTTTTATCGCCGTGGTTACGATCTGCGTATTGTCGAGCATTATCGCCATTCGCGCTGCACTCAAGGTTGATCCAGCCGAAGCCATAGGGGGCTGA
- a CDS encoding ABC transporter ATP-binding protein has product MTAKGIRIQGLKKRYGRGDTAVDALKTVDMHVAPGEVVGLIGPSGSGKSTLLKCLGAVIEPTAGRMILGDDIIYDDGWKVKDLRALRRDRIGFVFQAPYLIPFLDVTDNVALLPMLAGMQNAEARKRAIELFKALDVEHRAKAMPSQLSGGEQQRVAIARGLVNRPPVILADEPTAPLDSERALAVIRILNDMAKRFKTAIIVVTHDEKIIPTFKRIYHIRDGVTYEEEGEGRSFE; this is encoded by the coding sequence ATGACTGCTAAAGGTATCCGTATCCAGGGGTTAAAAAAACGCTATGGGCGCGGCGATACCGCTGTTGATGCCCTGAAAACCGTCGACATGCATGTTGCGCCGGGTGAGGTCGTTGGGCTGATCGGTCCCTCAGGTTCCGGTAAAAGTACGCTCCTTAAATGTTTGGGAGCAGTGATCGAACCGACCGCCGGAAGAATGATACTCGGTGATGACATTATTTATGACGACGGGTGGAAGGTCAAAGATCTTCGTGCCTTGCGACGGGACCGGATCGGTTTTGTATTCCAGGCACCTTATCTGATTCCTTTTCTCGATGTCACCGACAACGTCGCCCTTCTGCCCATGTTGGCCGGAATGCAGAATGCCGAGGCCCGTAAGCGGGCAATAGAATTGTTTAAAGCGCTTGATGTGGAACATCGCGCCAAGGCCATGCCGTCTCAACTCTCTGGTGGAGAACAGCAGCGAGTGGCTATTGCACGTGGCTTGGTGAATCGCCCCCCGGTAATATTGGCCGATGAACCGACCGCTCCCCTCGATAGTGAGCGCGCCCTGGCCGTAATCCGGATCTTGAACGATATGGCCAAACGATTCAAGACCGCCATTATTGTCGTCACCCATGATGAAAAAATCATTCCTACCTTTAAACGCATTTATCATATCCGTGACGGGGTGACCTATGAAGAGGAGGGCGAAGGACGTAGCTTCGAATGA
- a CDS encoding efflux transporter outer membrane subunit, whose amino-acid sequence MNKKKMTHYTLLAVYVVLLAGCAVGPDFYRPAPPDVTGYTSTPMATKLTASPTTLGGPQNIIKVERLTKYWWREMSADKLEMLISEALERNPTLMAAEAALRQAHELYAARAGATLYPQLEGNLTGRRQRFNPGTLGQAGEAREFSLYNAGIGVRYTFDLAGGNRRMLEALAARSDYQQFQLEGARLTLAANIVTTAITQAGLRRQVEIIENILKSQENQQGLTRERIRLGHGEPDDALTLQTQLEQTRAELHSLRYQLQQNEHFLAILVGKAPGESLLPSFTLEDFTLPPELPLLIPSELVHARPDILGAEALLHASNAEYGIAISKLYPQLNLSADLGSQALTTGALFGSGSAVWSLVGQLTQPLFNPGLPAEKRAALAAFDAAAANYQSVVLEALRNAADVLRALENDSKQLEAFSAADSASEKFLESTRRRYTLGTASDYDLLIAQQHRLQTKLNLTEGQAKCLINTVAFYQAMGGGILYDESVEGAY is encoded by the coding sequence ATGAACAAAAAGAAAATGACACATTATACGTTGCTTGCCGTTTATGTCGTTTTACTAGCAGGGTGTGCGGTAGGGCCGGATTTTTATCGCCCAGCGCCCCCTGATGTGACCGGGTATACTTCCACTCCGATGGCTACAAAGTTGACTGCCTCCCCCACCACACTGGGTGGTCCGCAAAACATTATTAAAGTAGAACGACTAACGAAATATTGGTGGCGGGAGATGAGCGCCGACAAACTGGAAATGCTTATCAGCGAAGCACTGGAGCGTAATCCGACCCTGATGGCGGCAGAGGCTGCTTTGCGTCAGGCCCATGAGCTTTATGCGGCGAGGGCCGGCGCGACACTTTATCCACAATTAGAGGGTAACTTGACTGGCCGGCGTCAACGCTTCAATCCTGGAACATTAGGACAAGCCGGTGAAGCGCGGGAATTCAGTCTTTACAACGCCGGCATCGGTGTTCGATATACATTTGACCTGGCTGGAGGCAATCGCAGGATGCTGGAAGCTCTGGCCGCCCGGAGCGATTATCAGCAGTTTCAACTGGAAGGCGCTCGTTTGACATTGGCGGCAAATATAGTGACAACGGCTATTACTCAAGCCGGCCTGAGAAGACAGGTTGAAATTATAGAAAACATCTTGAAGTCGCAGGAAAACCAACAAGGACTAACCCGGGAACGCATTCGTCTTGGTCATGGAGAACCGGATGATGCGTTAACCTTGCAAACACAATTGGAGCAAACGCGCGCCGAACTGCATTCGTTACGTTATCAGCTTCAACAAAACGAACATTTTTTGGCCATTCTTGTGGGTAAAGCTCCGGGAGAGAGCTTGCTGCCGTCGTTTACCTTGGAGGATTTCACCCTGCCTCCGGAGCTGCCGTTGCTAATCCCCTCTGAGCTGGTACATGCAAGGCCGGATATTCTCGGCGCTGAAGCGCTGCTGCACGCCTCTAACGCAGAATATGGGATTGCAATATCGAAACTGTATCCCCAACTCAACCTTAGCGCCGACCTGGGATCGCAGGCATTGACGACCGGTGCGTTGTTCGGCAGTGGCTCCGCTGTTTGGAGCTTGGTGGGGCAGCTGACACAACCCCTGTTCAATCCAGGCTTGCCCGCTGAAAAGAGAGCGGCTCTCGCCGCCTTTGATGCAGCCGCGGCAAACTACCAGTCCGTCGTTCTGGAAGCTCTTCGCAACGCAGCCGATGTATTGCGGGCATTGGAGAATGATTCCAAACAACTGGAGGCTTTTTCTGCTGCTGATTCCGCTTCAGAGAAATTTTTAGAGTCAACACGACGTCGGTATACACTTGGAACAGCCAGCGATTACGATTTGCTTATTGCACAACAACATCGGCTTCAGACCAAACTCAATCTAACCGAAGGCCAGGCCAAATGCCTGATTAATACCGTTGCTTTTTACCAGGCGATGGGCGGCGGCATTTTATATGATGAGTCTGTGGAAGGAGCTTATTGA
- a CDS encoding ferritin family protein, with protein sequence MKFFDSIDSALDFAIELEEEAFAMYHSLARMTADKNMRATFIALAEEEAGHKRRLEAVKEGEIQLLKNSAVPDLHISAYLVDIQPTAEMTLQDSLVYAIKREESAHKLYIDFAGAVAAPALQEMFLALAAEEARHKLRFETIYEAGFMPEN encoded by the coding sequence ATGAAGTTTTTTGACTCTATTGACAGCGCGCTTGACTTCGCCATTGAACTTGAAGAAGAGGCATTCGCGATGTACCACAGCCTGGCGCGTATGACGGCCGACAAAAATATGCGCGCAACATTCATCGCCCTCGCCGAAGAGGAGGCCGGACACAAACGCCGGCTCGAAGCCGTCAAAGAGGGTGAAATCCAGCTTTTAAAAAACTCAGCCGTACCGGATCTGCACATCAGCGCCTATCTTGTCGACATACAGCCGACGGCGGAAATGACGTTGCAGGATTCTCTCGTCTACGCCATTAAGCGCGAAGAGTCGGCACACAAACTTTACATCGACTTCGCCGGCGCTGTGGCCGCACCCGCACTGCAGGAAATGTTCCTCGCTCTCGCCGCCGAAGAAGCCAGACATAAGCTCCGCTTCGAAACCATTTATGAAGCCGGCTTCATGCCGGAAAATTAA
- a CDS encoding MATE family efflux transporter, whose product MDRNAVLRGNIFQVSGRYILSGITGMLGFSLYVLADSFFIANGIGATAFAALNLCLPVYALIIACGLLAGIGGATLFSLSKGRSEPVMAALTAGIIFALIFTGAGIFSKHIAVRLGANAETVNDAGNYLRMIFFMSAGFIFNQIFLPFTRNTGAPGLAMTAMLVSAVSNIVLDYIFIYPLGWGMSGAAFATGIAALLAARGRTQQAMMISLLRGGVLLIPLLMLLAGVFQLNGIWSSVPVTEISILFIYTIAAHNNAAKRMVTLSGNRQNEK is encoded by the coding sequence ATGGATCGTAATGCTGTTCTGCGCGGAAATATTTTTCAGGTTTCCGGACGTTATATTCTCAGCGGCATAACCGGAATGCTTGGATTCTCCCTTTATGTGCTTGCCGATTCGTTTTTCATAGCAAACGGCATTGGCGCAACCGCATTTGCGGCGTTGAATTTATGCCTGCCGGTTTACGCACTGATCATCGCCTGCGGGCTGCTCGCCGGAATCGGCGGCGCTACGCTGTTTTCACTATCTAAAGGACGCAGCGAACCGGTGATGGCAGCACTCACGGCTGGAATCATTTTTGCACTCATCTTTACCGGCGCCGGAATTTTCTCAAAACACATTGCCGTACGGCTCGGCGCAAATGCAGAAACAGTAAACGACGCCGGGAATTATCTGCGCATGATTTTTTTCATGTCCGCCGGATTTATTTTTAATCAGATTTTTCTGCCATTCACACGCAATACCGGCGCACCGGGTCTGGCGATGACGGCCATGCTCGTCTCAGCCGTCAGTAACATCGTTCTTGATTATATTTTCATCTATCCGCTTGGATGGGGCATGTCCGGCGCGGCGTTTGCCACCGGCATCGCTGCCCTGCTCGCGGCGCGCGGCAGAACACAGCAGGCCATGATGATTTCATTGTTACGCGGCGGGGTTTTGTTAATTCCATTGCTGATGCTTCTCGCCGGCGTTTTTCAACTCAACGGTATCTGGAGCAGCGTACCGGTAACAGAAATTTCCATACTGTTCATTTATACAATTGCAGCTCACAATAACGCCGCCAAACGAATGGTTACCCTTTCGGGAAACCGACAGAACGAGAAATGA
- a CDS encoding sialate O-acetylesterase, which translates to MLKKLFPAIAVLLVSFTAFSVPLELPSIFSDNMVLQRDMNVPVWGNADPGATVTVEFAGQKKMTVANAGGKWQVTLDPMEACAEPQTMIIKSSIDNQQSSFTNVLVGEVWLCSGQSNMQLFLRDTKDSDTEIAKADLPLIRLYQTPLKFSTIPEERIDTTWMACTPETVRKFSGVAYYFGKKLQQDLNVPMGLWQSAWGGTRIEPWTPLNGFKSVESLEDIYKLAQTVPKLSGNFRKDRQHPTWIYNAMIHANVPFAIRGVIWYQGEANHAEGMLYLKKTRALLNGWRDLWGYDFPYYFVQLAPYQYGEDDPLMLPEFWEAQAEIVKQIPHTGMAVITDTVSDLNDIHPPNKQIPGERLALLAEANTYGMNVICTGPTFEKMEITGDTIKVTFSSADGLTTRDGKAPDWFEISSDDGIFKPADAKISGNCVILSSPEIKNPAAMRFAWHKEAMPNLINGAGLPAPAFRSNN; encoded by the coding sequence ATGCTAAAAAAACTGTTTCCTGCCATTGCTGTCCTGCTGGTTTCGTTCACTGCGTTTTCCGTGCCGCTGGAGCTGCCGTCAATCTTTTCTGACAACATGGTTTTACAGCGTGACATGAATGTGCCGGTCTGGGGTAACGCCGATCCCGGTGCGACAGTCACCGTTGAGTTCGCCGGGCAGAAAAAAATGACAGTGGCAAATGCGGGCGGTAAGTGGCAAGTGACATTAGATCCGATGGAGGCATGCGCCGAACCGCAAACCATGATTATTAAATCGTCAATCGACAACCAGCAATCGTCATTCACCAACGTTCTTGTCGGTGAAGTGTGGCTCTGCTCCGGACAGTCAAATATGCAATTGTTCCTGCGCGACACAAAAGACAGCGATACGGAAATTGCCAAAGCAGATCTTCCTTTAATCCGTTTATATCAAACACCACTTAAATTTTCGACAATACCGGAGGAACGGATTGATACAACATGGATGGCCTGCACTCCGGAAACGGTGAGAAAATTTTCCGGCGTGGCGTATTATTTTGGAAAAAAATTGCAACAAGATTTAAATGTGCCGATGGGACTCTGGCAAAGCGCGTGGGGCGGAACACGAATTGAGCCATGGACACCGTTGAATGGATTTAAAAGTGTTGAATCACTGGAAGACATTTACAAACTGGCACAGACCGTACCGAAGCTTTCCGGGAATTTTCGTAAAGACCGGCAGCATCCAACGTGGATTTATAACGCAATGATTCACGCCAACGTACCGTTCGCGATTCGTGGCGTAATTTGGTATCAGGGCGAAGCTAATCATGCTGAAGGCATGCTGTATCTTAAAAAAACGCGCGCGCTACTGAATGGCTGGCGTGATTTATGGGGCTATGATTTCCCTTATTATTTTGTCCAGCTTGCTCCATATCAATATGGTGAGGACGATCCCTTGATGCTGCCGGAATTTTGGGAGGCACAGGCAGAAATTGTCAAACAAATCCCGCATACCGGTATGGCGGTTATTACAGATACCGTCAGCGACTTAAACGATATTCATCCGCCAAACAAACAAATTCCAGGTGAACGTCTCGCCCTGCTCGCTGAAGCCAACACCTACGGTATGAATGTCATTTGCACCGGCCCGACGTTTGAAAAAATGGAAATTACCGGCGATACAATTAAGGTGACATTCAGTTCCGCCGACGGATTAACAACGCGCGATGGCAAAGCGCCGGACTGGTTTGAAATTTCCAGCGACGATGGAATTTTCAAACCGGCGGACGCGAAAATTTCCGGCAACTGCGTAATCCTTTCTTCACCGGAAATAAAAAATCCGGCGGCTATGCGTTTTGCGTGGCATAAAGAAGCGATGCCGAATTTAATTAATGGTGCCGGACTTCCGGCCCCGGCGTTCCGTTCCAATAATTAG
- the lptE gene encoding LPS assembly lipoprotein LptE, whose product MKLNKLILPSVAALILSGCGYTVKSSLPASVQTVAVRVENKTAEPAIETEVVKALQAEIQMDGRLKLKSSDDAGAILTVTLNRYDLTPVAYDRRKGSKAREYRVMLTARAVLSNAETGDVIAETPVVRGETDFIYAADLTSSKLYSLPAVAEQLARKIVSVTVTAW is encoded by the coding sequence ATGAAACTGAATAAACTGATTTTGCCTTCTGTCGCGGCGCTGATTCTGTCCGGTTGCGGCTATACCGTAAAAAGTTCACTGCCGGCGTCTGTTCAGACGGTCGCCGTACGGGTTGAAAATAAAACCGCCGAACCGGCGATCGAAACGGAAGTGGTCAAAGCGCTGCAGGCTGAAATTCAAATGGATGGACGGCTCAAACTGAAATCATCTGATGACGCCGGCGCAATTCTGACAGTGACATTGAACCGGTATGATTTGACACCGGTAGCTTACGACCGGCGGAAAGGTTCCAAAGCCCGCGAGTATCGCGTCATGCTCACCGCGCGTGCTGTACTGTCCAATGCAGAAACCGGTGATGTGATCGCCGAAACCCCCGTTGTCCGCGGCGAAACTGATTTTATTTATGCCGCCGATTTGACTTCATCCAAACTGTATTCACTGCCGGCCGTCGCCGAACAGCTCGCCCGCAAAATTGTTAGCGTCACCGTAACAGCGTGGTAG